The Oncorhynchus tshawytscha isolate Ot180627B linkage group LG18, Otsh_v2.0, whole genome shotgun sequence genome has a window encoding:
- the smpdl3a gene encoding LOW QUALITY PROTEIN: acid sphingomyelinase-like phosphodiesterase 3a (The sequence of the model RefSeq protein was modified relative to this genomic sequence to represent the inferred CDS: inserted 1 base in 1 codon; deleted 1 base in 1 codon) — YNISDLHFDPPYHVTDEYTKVCXSSKGVPASNPGLFGNFMCDSPAHPVSFQHMKQVAPQPEFMIWTRDSHPHVPSGELSTDVVIQVISNMTQTIREFLLDMPVYPALRNHDNWPQVVISHVPVGYLPYARNTKAVRELYSERLVKIIRNYREIISGHFYGHTHRDSIMFLQDQQVLS; from the exons TATAACATCTCTGACCTGCATTTTGACCCCCCCTACCATGTGACTGATGAATACACCAAAGTGT TCTCCTCTAAGGGTGTCCCAGCCTCAAACCCTGGTCTTTTTGGAAACTTCATGTGTGACTCT CCAGCTCATCCTGTCAGCTTCCAGCACATGAAACAAGTTGCTCCACAGCCAGAGTTTATGATCTGGACAAG AGACAGCCATCCACATGTCCCATCAGGGGAGCTGTCCACAGACGTGGTGATCCAAGTCATCAGCAACATGACTCAAACCATCAGGGAGTTCCTCCTAGACATGCCGGTGTACCCCGCCCTCAGGAACCACGACAACTGGCCCCAG GTTGTCATTTCTCATGTTCCAGTGGGTTACTTGCCCTATGCCAGGAACACCAAGGCCGTCAGAGAACTCTACAGTGAGAGACTTGTGAAGATAATTCGCAACTACAGGGAGATCATCTCAGGGCATTTCTATGGccacactcacagagacagcataATGTTCTTGCAGGATCAGCAAG TGTTATCCTGA